In Labeo rohita strain BAU-BD-2019 chromosome 16, IGBB_LRoh.1.0, whole genome shotgun sequence, one DNA window encodes the following:
- the LOC127179121 gene encoding C-C chemokine receptor type 5, producing the protein MNRTPALYQWTTTVTNGPLHVYHHTTSSKNGTLDDEPDTDAPYDYSDYYTGNDDSSAFSCVYGDHGASILPVLYSLFFVVGFLGNILVIWVVLMGVKLRSMTDICLLNLALANLLLVSSLPFLAHHARDQWIFGDVMCTMVLSVYHIGFYSGIFFIVLMSVDRYLAVVHAVYAPRVKTRTYGILASLITWIVAVSASFPELIHLKTTDYNKQKHCTSYPTNDQTSNLYSRTFGILKMNIMGLILPLIVIGFCYSVILKRLLTARSSRRQSMHLVTVLVVFFCCWVPYNITAFVKALELNELITQSCDSSKAINLSLQITEALAYSHSCLNPIFYVFVKEKLRRQLFKLLDRTPCSRLQFVKNYLTQATVPVYSHSTNDERTSTKV; encoded by the exons ATGAACAGGACCCCTGCACTCTATCAGTGGACAACAACGGTAACCAATGGTCCTCTTCACGTGTATCATCATACTACATCCAG TAAGAATGGGACACTGGATGATGAGCCAGATACTGATGCACCATATGACTATTCTGACTACTATACTGGAAATGATGATTCATCTGCATTTTCCTGTGTTTATGGAGATCATGGAGCTAGCATTCTTCCTGTATTGTACTCCCTATTTTTTGTGGTGGGTTTTCTGGGTAACATACTGGTGATCTGGGTGGTCTTGATGGGTGTTAAGCTGAGAAGCATGACTGACATTTGTCTTCTGAACCTGGCTTTAGCTAACTTGCTGTTGGTCTCTTCTCTTCCTTTTCTGGCACACCATGCCAGAGACCAGTGGATCTTTGGAGATGTTATGTGCACTATGGTCCTTAGTGTCTACCACATTGGATTCTACAGTGGGATATTCTTCATTGTACTGATGAGTGTTGATCGATATTTAGCTGTAGTTCATGCTGTGTATGCCCCGAGAGTCAAAACAAGAACATATGGGATCTTAGCCAGTCTGATCACATGGATTGTTGCTGTTTCTGCATCCTTTCCTGAGTTGATACATCTAAAAACTACAGattacaataaacaaaaacattgcacATCTTATCCAACAAATGATCAAACTTCTAACCTTTATTCAAGGACTTTTGGTATCTTGAAAATGAATATCATGGGTTTAATTCTCCCACTTATTGTGATTGGATTTTGTTACTCAGTGATTTTAAAGAGACTCCTGACAGCTCGTTCTTCAAGGAGGCAGTCTATGCACCTTGTCACAGTTTTGGTGGTCTTCTTCTGCTGTTGGGTTCCATACAATATCACAGCTTTTGTGAAAGCCTTAGAGCTGAATGAACTCATAACTCAATCTTGTGACAGCAGTAAGGCAATCAATCTAAGTCTGCAAATCACAGAAGCTTTGGCTTATTCACACAGTTGCCTGAACCCCATTTTCTATGTGTTTGTGAAAGAGAAACTTAGAAGGCAACTTTTCAAACTCCTGGACAGGACACCTTGCAGTAGACTGCAATTTGTGAAGAACTACCTTACACAGGCCACAGTCCCAGTTTACTCACACAGCACCAATGATGAGAGGACTAGTACAAAAGTGTAA